One window of Deinococcus planocerae genomic DNA carries:
- a CDS encoding NUDIX hydrolase has translation MTDDVKALPNGAGGQRRRRRRRNTRPGAVPGPGQVSSATTVPVPAAPQKRGQKRSLAEPRIGVGCIVLRGEEILLVRERGRWSLPKGGLEAGELVQEGARRETYEETGLVVELRDLAFIVEFQAQTWGHHLQFFYTGREVGGTLAPRDPDRDVQEARFVPIRQLREFIRFRPRLVALETWLRERRPRHFVFNLDKEPAMLRKRRRVGVSPALPEVPDDGSEEPDL, from the coding sequence ATGACGGACGACGTGAAGGCCCTCCCGAATGGCGCCGGGGGGCAGCGGCGGCGCAGGCGCAGGCGCAACACGCGGCCAGGGGCGGTGCCGGGCCCCGGGCAGGTGTCCTCCGCCACGACCGTGCCCGTGCCCGCCGCGCCGCAAAAGCGCGGGCAGAAGCGGTCCCTCGCCGAGCCGCGCATCGGGGTGGGCTGCATCGTGCTGCGCGGCGAAGAGATTTTGCTCGTGCGCGAGCGCGGGCGCTGGTCGCTGCCCAAGGGCGGGCTGGAGGCGGGCGAACTCGTGCAGGAGGGGGCGCGGCGCGAGACCTACGAGGAGACCGGGCTCGTGGTCGAGCTGCGCGACCTCGCCTTCATCGTCGAGTTCCAGGCGCAGACGTGGGGCCACCACCTCCAGTTCTTCTACACCGGGCGGGAAGTCGGCGGCACCCTGGCTCCCCGCGACCCCGACCGCGACGTGCAGGAGGCCCGCTTCGTGCCCATCCGGCAGTTGCGCGAGTTCATCCGCTTCCGCCCCCGCCTCGTCGCGCTGGAGACGTGGCTGCGCGAGCGGCGGCCCCGGCACTTCGTCTTCAACCTCGACAAGGAGCCCGCCATGCTCCGCAAACGCCGCCGGGTCGGCGTGAGCCCCGCCCTGCCCGAGGTGCCCGACGACGGGAGCGAGGAACCCGACCTGTAG